The following coding sequences are from one Hymenobacter sp. DG25A window:
- a CDS encoding O-methyltransferase, which translates to MDFLSDELQAYADQHTSPETPLLARLNRETHVQVLAPRMLSGQLQGRLLSMLSHMVRPRRILELGTYTGYSALCLAEGLTADGELHTIEQNPELEDRIRRYVAEAGLTGRIHLHIGEALQVLPTLAETWDLVFIDADKINNDAYYELVLPQVRPGGFILVDNVLWSGKVLPSHQVRPSDKDTQALRAFNDKVQQDERVENVLLPVRDGILMIRKR; encoded by the coding sequence ATGGACTTCCTCTCCGACGAGCTGCAGGCCTACGCCGACCAGCATACCTCGCCCGAAACGCCGCTGCTGGCCCGCCTCAACCGCGAAACCCACGTGCAGGTGCTGGCCCCGCGCATGCTCTCGGGGCAGCTGCAGGGCCGGCTGCTGAGCATGCTCAGCCACATGGTGCGCCCCCGCCGCATACTGGAGCTGGGCACTTACACGGGTTATTCCGCGCTTTGCCTGGCCGAAGGCCTGACGGCCGATGGCGAGCTGCATACCATTGAGCAGAACCCTGAGCTGGAAGACCGGATACGCCGCTACGTGGCGGAAGCGGGCCTGACCGGGCGCATACACCTGCACATTGGCGAGGCCCTGCAGGTGCTGCCTACCTTAGCGGAAACCTGGGATTTGGTATTTATTGACGCCGATAAGATTAACAATGATGCCTACTATGAGCTGGTGCTGCCGCAGGTGCGGCCCGGTGGCTTTATTCTGGTAGACAATGTACTGTGGAGCGGTAAAGTGCTGCCCTCCCATCAGGTGCGTCCCTCAGATAAGGACACGCAGGCGCTGCGGGCGTTCAACGACAAGGTGCAGCAGGATGAGCGGGTGGAAAATGTGCTGCTGCCCGTGCGCGATGGAATCCTGATGATTCGAAAGCGCTGA
- a CDS encoding LysM peptidoglycan-binding domain-containing protein: protein MRFSPSFFLFFSGLVAASLSAQAQQPAPAPTVAAPVPLPSLSEDSVRVMTGLVQTSVRQLHNIYFEPNDARAVQLIEAALVEMPALNKRLSFYTASLPREQQHLLAQRLRQQPWQVELQTLQRSPQYHDFNTRADKNPALKTAFDRLQAAGFMGTAKPAVAAANPAAPTAVPAAKAVAAPVVATPAPIKASAAILSAQKPSAAVAAAAKAQQPAPAKPAAAAVVVAKPVAISAPGPKPVTSKAAPGKAPAAAHEVAAKPAVIKTEVVTVTAPVASAPQMKRHTVVKGETLFGICRQYHVKPAQMRAWNHKKEDGVRIGEVLQVQVAQ from the coding sequence ATGCGTTTTTCTCCCAGCTTCTTTCTGTTTTTTTCCGGTTTGGTGGCGGCTTCGCTGTCAGCGCAGGCCCAGCAGCCTGCTCCCGCTCCTACTGTTGCGGCACCAGTTCCTCTGCCCAGCCTCTCGGAAGACTCTGTGCGCGTGATGACGGGGCTGGTGCAAACCAGCGTCCGGCAGCTGCATAACATCTATTTTGAGCCGAACGATGCCCGCGCGGTGCAGCTGATTGAGGCCGCTTTGGTGGAAATGCCGGCCCTGAACAAGCGCCTGAGCTTTTACACCGCCAGCCTGCCCCGCGAGCAGCAGCATCTACTGGCCCAGCGCCTGCGCCAGCAGCCATGGCAGGTGGAGCTGCAAACCTTGCAGCGCAGTCCCCAGTACCACGACTTCAATACCCGCGCTGATAAAAATCCGGCGCTTAAAACTGCATTTGATCGTCTGCAGGCCGCCGGTTTCATGGGCACTGCAAAACCAGCCGTTGCGGCAGCAAATCCGGCTGCGCCTACCGCTGTGCCGGCCGCCAAAGCAGTGGCAGCCCCGGTAGTAGCCACACCTGCTCCGATTAAAGCATCTGCGGCGATACTATCGGCTCAGAAGCCAAGTGCTGCTGTTGCAGCGGCTGCCAAAGCTCAGCAGCCCGCACCTGCAAAGCCGGCTGCGGCAGCAGTAGTTGTGGCCAAACCGGTAGCAATTAGTGCGCCCGGCCCCAAACCCGTGACATCCAAGGCCGCGCCGGGGAAAGCGCCGGCCGCAGCCCATGAAGTAGCTGCTAAACCAGCTGTGATAAAAACAGAGGTGGTGACCGTTACTGCTCCCGTCGCTTCAGCGCCGCAAATGAAGCGTCATACCGTTGTGAAAGGAGAAACGCTGTTTGGCATTTGCCGGCAATATCATGTTAAGCCCGCGCAAATGCGGGCCTGGAATCATAAGAAAGAGGATGGGGTAAGAATTGGGGAAGTGCTGCAGGTGCAGGTCGCGCAGTAG
- a CDS encoding outer membrane beta-barrel protein produces MQKSVYLLLVLVFSAFTPALAQTSSVSGRIVDGADQTPLGGANVVLIHLPDSVKQGTAADASGNFTLSSVAPGPYVLTASFLGYQTLRRTVRVGSQPLVLGPVVLRAGGVTLKNVEVVGRAAAAVQKGDTAQYSAKAFKTNPDADAQDLITKMPGVTVQDGKVQAQGEDVRQVLVDGKQFFGDDASAVLKNIPAEVIDKIEVFDKKSEQAQFSGIDDGNAAKTINIVTKPQFRNGQFGRISVGGGPDRYRASGNINSFQGSRRISVVAQSNNVNEQNFGTEDLLGVVGNSQQGGRRGGPGGGGGGPRGGGGGQRGGQGGGGASDFLTNQNNGINTTHALGINYADKWGQKLEVTGSYFFNRNNNDLGSNTFRQYILPSAADQNYTETSNSNSHNTNHRLNFRLDYKIDSMNSLLLRPRFSYQQNNGANNLLGQTLNGETPVSNLTSQYGSKYSGINFNNELLFRHRFARPGRTLSIGATTGYNDKNGTSTLLTTNSTVANANLDQFSRLTQSGWNLASSINYSEPLTKQDFLQASYDLRYAPSNSDKRTYNLNEGGQSYTVPDTALSNVFTNAYLTQALGTSYRRQTKQFQAMVGVSIQRATLSRDQEFPLVTTGKYTFLNALPTAMLQYRLTQQKNLRLNYRTNTSPPSISQLQEVVNNANPLQLTTGNPALKQEYQHNLFLRYSAAKPEKSTNFFALIGGSYTQNPISNSTLISTRDSVLNESVTLPAGAQLTRPVNLDRQFSLRSFLNYGVPLAAIKSNLNLNASATYSRTPGLINGALNYAQTPALGAGVVLSSNISEKLDFTLSSNSNLSFVRNTLQQQLNTNYFVQNSRARLNWIVGNGISLASDVTHQANRGLTAGFNQQYVLWNASLGKKLFAKQQGELKLYAFDLLGQNRSIQRNATETYIEDVRTDILQRYFMLMFTYNLRNTGSGQAPGRP; encoded by the coding sequence ATGCAAAAATCTGTTTACCTCCTTCTTGTTCTTGTTTTTTCCGCCTTTACCCCGGCTCTCGCGCAAACCAGCTCCGTGAGCGGGCGCATTGTAGATGGGGCTGACCAAACGCCGCTGGGCGGGGCCAACGTGGTGCTCATTCACCTGCCTGATTCCGTAAAACAAGGTACTGCCGCCGATGCCAGCGGCAATTTTACTTTGTCTAGTGTAGCGCCGGGGCCTTATGTGCTGACGGCCTCTTTTCTGGGGTATCAAACCCTGCGCCGCACGGTGCGGGTGGGCAGTCAGCCGCTGGTGCTGGGGCCAGTGGTGCTACGCGCCGGGGGCGTTACGCTTAAAAACGTGGAGGTAGTAGGCCGCGCCGCGGCCGCCGTACAAAAGGGCGACACCGCCCAGTACAGCGCCAAAGCCTTCAAAACCAACCCCGATGCCGACGCCCAAGACCTGATTACCAAAATGCCCGGCGTAACCGTGCAGGATGGTAAAGTGCAGGCCCAGGGCGAAGACGTACGCCAGGTACTGGTAGATGGCAAGCAATTTTTTGGCGATGATGCCAGCGCCGTACTCAAGAATATTCCGGCCGAGGTAATTGATAAGATTGAGGTATTCGATAAGAAAAGCGAGCAGGCCCAGTTCTCGGGTATTGACGATGGCAACGCGGCCAAAACCATCAACATTGTAACCAAGCCGCAATTCCGCAACGGGCAGTTTGGACGCATCAGCGTGGGCGGCGGGCCGGATCGGTACCGGGCCAGCGGCAACATAAACTCCTTCCAGGGCAGCCGGCGCATTTCCGTGGTGGCGCAGTCCAACAACGTGAACGAGCAGAACTTCGGAACCGAGGATCTGCTGGGCGTGGTGGGCAACTCGCAGCAGGGCGGACGGCGCGGTGGTCCGGGTGGCGGCGGTGGCGGCCCCCGGGGCGGCGGTGGCGGTCAGCGCGGCGGCCAAGGCGGCGGTGGCGCCAGCGACTTTCTGACCAACCAGAACAACGGCATCAATACCACCCACGCGCTGGGCATCAACTACGCCGATAAATGGGGCCAGAAGCTGGAAGTAACCGGCAGTTACTTCTTCAACCGCAACAACAACGACCTGGGCAGCAATACCTTTCGGCAGTATATCCTGCCTTCGGCCGCCGACCAGAACTACACGGAAACCTCTAACAGCAACAGCCACAATACCAACCATCGGCTTAACTTCCGGCTGGATTACAAAATTGACTCCATGAACTCGCTGCTGCTGCGGCCCCGCTTCTCCTATCAGCAAAACAACGGAGCCAATAACCTGCTGGGTCAGACGCTGAACGGCGAAACGCCGGTGAGCAACCTCACCAGCCAGTACGGCTCGAAATATAGCGGCATCAACTTCAACAATGAGTTGCTGTTCCGCCACCGCTTTGCCAGGCCCGGTCGCACGCTTTCCATTGGCGCCACCACGGGCTACAATGATAAGAACGGCACCAGCACGCTGCTTACCACCAACTCTACGGTGGCCAACGCCAACCTGGACCAGTTTTCCCGCCTCACGCAAAGCGGCTGGAACCTGGCTTCCAGCATCAACTACTCGGAGCCGCTAACCAAGCAGGACTTCCTGCAGGCCAGCTACGATTTGCGCTACGCTCCCAGCAACTCCGATAAGCGCACCTACAACCTGAACGAAGGCGGCCAGAGCTACACCGTTCCCGATACTGCCCTGAGCAACGTGTTTACCAATGCCTACCTCACGCAGGCGCTGGGCACCAGCTACCGCCGCCAAACCAAGCAGTTTCAGGCCATGGTGGGCGTATCAATTCAGCGGGCCACGCTCAGCCGCGACCAGGAGTTTCCGCTGGTTACCACCGGGAAGTACACCTTCCTGAACGCGCTGCCCACGGCCATGCTGCAGTACAGGCTCACGCAGCAGAAAAACCTGCGCCTGAACTACCGCACCAACACCTCCCCGCCCAGCATTAGTCAGCTACAGGAAGTGGTGAACAATGCCAATCCGCTGCAGCTCACTACCGGTAACCCGGCCCTGAAGCAGGAGTATCAGCACAACCTGTTCCTACGGTACTCGGCGGCCAAGCCGGAGAAATCCACCAACTTCTTTGCCCTGATTGGCGGCTCCTACACGCAAAACCCCATCAGCAACAGCACCCTTATTTCTACCCGGGATAGTGTGCTGAATGAAAGCGTAACGCTGCCGGCTGGCGCCCAGCTCACGCGCCCCGTTAACCTGGACCGCCAATTCTCGCTCCGCTCCTTCCTGAACTACGGCGTACCGTTGGCGGCCATCAAGTCAAACCTGAATCTGAACGCCTCGGCTACGTATTCGCGCACGCCGGGCCTGATTAACGGAGCCCTGAACTATGCCCAGACGCCTGCTTTGGGCGCGGGCGTGGTGCTGAGCAGCAACATCAGCGAGAAGCTGGACTTCACCTTGTCCTCCAATTCTAACCTGAGCTTTGTGCGCAACACGCTGCAGCAGCAGCTGAACACCAACTACTTTGTGCAGAACTCCCGGGCCCGCCTAAACTGGATTGTCGGCAACGGCATCAGCCTGGCCTCCGACGTGACGCACCAGGCCAACCGCGGGCTTACCGCCGGCTTCAACCAGCAGTATGTGCTCTGGAATGCCAGCTTGGGCAAAAAGCTGTTTGCCAAACAGCAGGGTGAGCTGAAGCTGTACGCCTTCGACTTGCTGGGGCAAAACCGCAGCATTCAGCGCAACGCCACCGAAACCTACATTGAAGACGTGCGCACCGATATTCTGCAGCGGTATTTCATGCTGATGTTTACCTATAACCTGCGCAACACCGGCAGCGGCCAGGCGCCGGGCCGCCCCTAA
- a CDS encoding lytic transglycosylase domain-containing protein, with product MKKLLLAIICLLPHLLQAQSVPVPSDLYLGGLHVRLTEGGRTVVQQKVDALRRHTTSFQNRVALADAYFPLIDRELQQQGVPLDFHFLALQESGLQGDAQSIHDAVGYWQFKRESAQDFGLLVNEVVDERKHISAATRAAARYLVRSNGTYRNWLNSLLSYNLGLSGARPYTLPTDAGATEMEVSEKTHPYILTFLAHKVAYEPACGQNPKPALLLQEFPAVAGQQLAQVAELLHTSPEELARHNRWLLAGATVPAGRSYTLIVPVTDPLQLTAMAVQQKQVATELIHKPQTDPENADFVRINGLRALISLPGDTKESLAKRAGLKVRKLMQYNDLFLFDNITPGQAYFVQKKRDKAAVEYHIAQPGETVAAVSQKYGVRSKAIWSKNRMARNEELHPGRLLWLQHTRPRETAVEYLPVNNPAALAAFEQSGVPATPAAPARTPRPDNTDVYSGRTASGQRVLDDSPDAEEETDSTAVTSRLSRLLKKPIGKPTAKASTPAVIKKDQAAEESAEASVTAPAPAPAPKPAPANRAIYTGTQNERNLPPSAPVADEPAPAAEAPVEPAVLAAQEQEVVTAAPVIATPAPVATLTPQPTAPAAQPTPTTAPNAPVVPPPAAQTTTAVEPVPANGMHVVQPKESLYSVARRYGLRPAELITWNNLPQNPSLRIGQTLRVVAPATDEVAIPAPETAALAPAVVPSVQHTVVKGESMYSISRKYGVTIKQIMEWNNKPDFNVKPGDKLEIKPAK from the coding sequence ATGAAAAAACTATTACTCGCTATAATCTGCCTGTTGCCCCACCTGTTGCAGGCGCAAAGTGTCCCGGTTCCTTCTGATTTGTACCTGGGCGGGCTGCACGTGCGCCTCACCGAAGGTGGCCGTACCGTGGTGCAGCAGAAAGTAGACGCGCTGCGCCGCCACACTACCTCCTTCCAGAACCGCGTAGCCCTGGCCGATGCGTATTTCCCGCTTATTGACCGGGAGCTGCAGCAGCAAGGCGTACCGCTGGATTTCCACTTCCTGGCTCTGCAGGAAAGCGGGCTGCAGGGGGATGCGCAAAGCATTCATGATGCCGTGGGCTACTGGCAGTTCAAGCGCGAATCGGCGCAGGATTTTGGGCTGCTGGTGAATGAGGTAGTAGATGAGCGGAAGCACATTTCGGCCGCTACCCGGGCCGCTGCCAGGTACCTGGTTCGCAGCAACGGCACCTACCGCAACTGGCTGAATTCCTTGCTGAGCTATAACCTGGGGCTGAGCGGCGCCCGCCCCTACACGCTGCCCACCGACGCGGGAGCCACCGAAATGGAAGTTTCGGAGAAGACCCATCCATATATTCTCACGTTTCTGGCGCACAAAGTAGCCTATGAGCCGGCCTGCGGACAAAATCCTAAGCCGGCGTTGCTCCTGCAGGAGTTTCCGGCTGTAGCTGGTCAGCAGCTGGCACAGGTAGCGGAGCTGCTGCACACCAGCCCCGAGGAACTGGCCCGCCACAACCGCTGGCTGCTGGCCGGCGCCACCGTGCCCGCCGGCCGGAGCTACACGCTCATTGTGCCCGTTACCGATCCGCTGCAGCTTACGGCCATGGCCGTGCAGCAAAAGCAGGTGGCCACCGAGCTGATTCATAAGCCCCAGACCGACCCGGAAAACGCGGATTTTGTTCGTATCAACGGGCTGCGGGCCCTCATTTCCTTGCCCGGCGACACGAAAGAAAGCTTGGCCAAGCGTGCCGGCTTAAAGGTGCGCAAGCTGATGCAGTACAACGACTTGTTTCTGTTCGATAACATCACGCCCGGCCAGGCCTACTTCGTGCAGAAAAAGCGCGACAAAGCGGCCGTGGAATATCATATAGCCCAGCCTGGCGAAACGGTAGCGGCCGTGTCTCAGAAGTATGGCGTACGCTCCAAAGCCATCTGGAGCAAAAACCGCATGGCCCGCAACGAAGAGCTGCACCCCGGCCGCCTGCTGTGGCTGCAGCACACCCGCCCACGCGAAACGGCGGTAGAATATCTGCCTGTCAATAACCCGGCGGCTCTGGCTGCCTTTGAGCAGTCGGGTGTTCCGGCTACTCCTGCAGCCCCGGCTCGCACGCCCCGCCCCGATAACACCGACGTGTACAGCGGCCGCACCGCTTCCGGCCAGCGCGTACTGGACGACAGCCCCGATGCCGAAGAGGAAACCGACAGCACCGCGGTTACTTCGCGCCTGAGCCGTTTGCTGAAAAAGCCAATTGGCAAACCTACCGCCAAAGCTTCCACTCCTGCTGTTATTAAGAAGGATCAAGCAGCTGAAGAAAGCGCGGAAGCCTCCGTAACTGCACCAGCCCCTGCTCCGGCACCAAAGCCTGCGCCTGCCAACCGCGCCATTTACACCGGTACCCAGAATGAGCGTAACCTGCCGCCCTCTGCCCCGGTAGCCGATGAGCCTGCTCCCGCAGCAGAGGCGCCGGTTGAGCCCGCCGTGCTGGCCGCCCAGGAACAGGAAGTAGTTACCGCTGCTCCGGTTATAGCCACTCCGGCGCCCGTTGCTACCCTAACCCCTCAGCCTACTGCCCCGGCGGCGCAACCAACTCCCACCACGGCGCCCAATGCGCCAGTGGTACCGCCACCGGCCGCGCAGACTACTACCGCTGTAGAGCCGGTGCCGGCCAATGGTATGCACGTGGTGCAGCCCAAAGAAAGCCTGTACAGTGTAGCACGGCGCTACGGTCTGCGCCCGGCTGAGCTCATCACCTGGAATAATCTACCCCAGAATCCCTCTCTGCGCATTGGCCAGACGCTGCGCGTAGTAGCGCCCGCTACTGATGAAGTGGCCATTCCGGCTCCAGAAACAGCCGCCTTGGCGCCGGCCGTGGTGCCCTCTGTGCAGCACACGGTGGTAAAAGGGGAATCAATGTATAGCATTTCGCGCAAGTACGGCGTTACCATCAAGCAGATTATGGAGTGGAATAACAAGCCTGACTTCAACGTAAAACCCGGCGACAAGCTGGAAATTAAGCCTGCCAAATAA
- the dnaE gene encoding DNA polymerase III subunit alpha produces the protein MPVFSHLHSHTQYSLLDGQASISALMKKAQADGMPAVALTDHGNMFGAFNFVAEANKYNVKPIVGCEFYLVEDRHKKSFSREKGERDVRHHQLLLAKDQAGYQNLAKLCSMSFIEGVYSKYPRIDKELLLQYHEGLIATSCCIGAEIPQALLWKTEAEAEEKLKWWLDVFGDDYYLEIQRHGLQNIDNTGKSQEDLNQVLLRWAQKYNIKVICTNDSHYVEQTDFAPHDILLCVNTGEEHSIPVGDFQTKYFRLMSQENKVLYDHLDNLRPLASSDDQVRRQLMRIDEEAQMPKPRARFGFPNDQFYFKTQEEMNRLFRDVPESVDNTNEIVDKITPPKLQRDILLPNFPLPPEHPTADAFLRFLTFKGAFEGPKRRYSERTPEIEERLNYELRVIETMGFAGYFLITQDFINHGRNIGVAVGPGRGSAAGSAVAYCVGITNIDPIKYSLLFERFLNPERVSMPDIDIDFDDVNRQKVIDYVVDKYGKTQVAQIITFGTMAAKSSIKDVARAMDLPLPQANDLVKMVPEQVGTTLAKAFAENQELDMIRRDDSPDNLRGQILRLAEKLEGSVRNTGIHAAGVIIAPDDITKYIPVSTSKDSDLLVTQFDGKVIESAGMLKMDFLGLKTLTIIVDAINLIEQNHGIKIDIDEIPIDDPKTYELYQRGDTIGTFQFESEGMRMYLKDLKPTNIEDLIAMNALYRPGPMQFIPNFINRKHGREPVEYPHELLEPILNYSQGIMVYQEQIMQAAQILAGYSLGGADLLRRAMGKKDMKKMAQEREKFVEGAKKLHNIPAKKASEVFDVMEKFAAYGFNRSHSAAYSVVAYQTGYLKANYPAEYMAAVLTNNMGDIKKVTFFIEEARKQGVPVLGPDVNESILKFNVNDKGQIRFGMAAVKGAGEAAIESIVQERGKKGPFTDIFDFSKRVNLRAVNKKTFESLALSGAFDSFERYHRRQFLEAPAGDQNLIEKAVRMGQQFQADQDSAQQSLFGGGAFGAVAMPLPKVADLEPWAATEVLRREKEVIGFYLSGHPLDDFKLEIDSYCTCGLDKVESYKNREVTVAGLITNVLFKTTKTGQPFVSFTVEDYESSLNLALFRDDYSRFSALINPRNYDKEQVPPMYIRGKYAQRFRDSDQFEFKILTMEPLFNVAEKLANGVRVQLDLRTITEPFMDRFMEAVEACAGSKKLEIKFAEPHEHMTVDMYSRRYRIEPKEFIRKMREMEIEACQLI, from the coding sequence ATGCCCGTTTTCTCGCACCTTCACAGCCACACGCAATACTCCCTTCTTGATGGTCAGGCCAGCATTTCGGCTTTGATGAAGAAGGCCCAGGCCGATGGGATGCCCGCCGTTGCCCTCACTGACCACGGCAACATGTTTGGGGCGTTCAACTTTGTGGCTGAGGCGAATAAGTACAACGTGAAGCCCATTGTGGGCTGTGAGTTTTATCTGGTAGAAGACCGCCACAAGAAAAGCTTTAGTCGGGAGAAGGGCGAGCGGGACGTGCGCCACCACCAGCTGCTGCTGGCCAAGGACCAGGCCGGCTACCAGAACTTGGCCAAGCTCTGCTCCATGAGCTTTATTGAGGGCGTGTACTCCAAGTACCCGCGTATTGATAAGGAGCTGCTGCTGCAGTACCACGAGGGCCTGATTGCCACCTCGTGCTGCATTGGGGCCGAGATTCCGCAGGCGCTGCTCTGGAAAACCGAGGCTGAAGCCGAAGAAAAGCTAAAGTGGTGGCTGGATGTGTTCGGCGACGACTACTACCTCGAAATCCAGCGCCACGGGCTGCAGAACATAGATAATACCGGCAAAAGCCAGGAAGACCTGAACCAGGTATTGCTGCGCTGGGCCCAGAAATACAACATCAAGGTTATCTGCACCAACGACTCCCACTACGTGGAGCAGACGGACTTTGCCCCGCACGATATTCTGCTGTGCGTGAATACCGGCGAGGAGCACAGCATTCCGGTCGGTGACTTCCAGACCAAGTACTTCCGGCTGATGTCGCAGGAGAACAAGGTGCTGTATGACCACCTGGATAATCTGCGCCCCCTGGCCAGCTCCGACGACCAAGTGCGGCGTCAGCTCATGCGCATTGATGAGGAAGCCCAGATGCCCAAGCCGCGCGCCCGCTTCGGCTTCCCTAACGACCAGTTCTACTTCAAGACCCAGGAGGAGATGAACCGGCTTTTCCGGGACGTGCCGGAAAGTGTGGATAACACCAACGAAATTGTGGACAAAATTACGCCGCCCAAGCTGCAGCGCGATATTCTGCTCCCCAACTTCCCGCTGCCGCCCGAGCACCCCACCGCCGATGCTTTCCTGCGCTTCTTAACCTTCAAAGGAGCTTTTGAAGGACCTAAGCGGCGTTATTCTGAGCGCACCCCTGAAATTGAGGAGCGCCTCAACTATGAGCTGCGCGTGATTGAAACCATGGGGTTTGCGGGCTACTTCCTCATCACCCAGGACTTCATCAACCACGGCCGCAATATTGGCGTGGCCGTAGGTCCGGGCCGGGGCTCGGCGGCAGGTTCTGCCGTGGCCTACTGCGTGGGTATCACCAACATCGACCCGATTAAGTACTCGCTTCTGTTTGAGCGTTTCCTGAATCCGGAGCGGGTTTCCATGCCCGATATTGATATTGACTTTGACGACGTGAATCGTCAAAAAGTCATTGATTACGTGGTGGATAAGTACGGCAAAACGCAGGTGGCCCAGATCATCACCTTCGGTACCATGGCCGCCAAGTCCAGCATTAAGGACGTGGCCCGCGCCATGGATTTGCCCCTCCCCCAGGCCAACGACCTGGTGAAGATGGTGCCCGAGCAGGTGGGCACTACCCTGGCCAAGGCTTTTGCCGAAAACCAGGAGCTGGACATGATCCGGCGCGACGACTCGCCCGACAACCTGCGCGGCCAGATTCTGCGCCTGGCTGAGAAGCTGGAGGGCTCCGTCCGCAACACCGGCATTCACGCCGCCGGCGTTATCATTGCCCCCGACGACATCACCAAGTACATTCCCGTCTCCACTTCCAAGGACTCGGACCTGCTGGTAACCCAGTTCGACGGCAAGGTGATTGAGAGTGCCGGGATGCTGAAGATGGACTTCCTGGGGCTGAAAACCCTGACCATCATCGTGGATGCCATCAACCTGATTGAGCAGAACCACGGCATCAAAATCGACATCGACGAAATTCCGATTGACGACCCCAAAACCTACGAGCTGTACCAGCGGGGCGACACCATTGGCACGTTCCAGTTCGAGTCGGAGGGCATGCGCATGTACCTCAAGGACCTCAAGCCCACCAACATTGAGGACCTGATTGCCATGAACGCCCTGTACCGGCCGGGCCCCATGCAGTTCATCCCGAACTTCATTAACCGCAAGCACGGCCGCGAGCCGGTGGAATACCCGCACGAGCTGCTGGAGCCCATCCTGAACTACTCCCAGGGTATTATGGTGTATCAGGAGCAGATTATGCAGGCCGCCCAGATTCTGGCCGGCTACTCCCTGGGCGGCGCCGACTTGCTGCGCCGCGCCATGGGTAAGAAGGACATGAAGAAGATGGCCCAGGAGCGGGAAAAGTTTGTGGAAGGCGCCAAAAAGCTGCACAACATTCCCGCGAAGAAGGCCTCCGAGGTATTTGACGTGATGGAGAAGTTTGCGGCCTACGGTTTCAACCGCTCTCACTCCGCTGCCTACTCCGTGGTAGCCTACCAGACCGGCTACCTCAAGGCCAACTACCCCGCCGAGTACATGGCGGCAGTGCTCACCAATAACATGGGCGACATCAAGAAGGTGACATTCTTTATTGAGGAAGCCCGCAAGCAGGGTGTGCCCGTACTGGGCCCCGACGTAAACGAATCCATCCTGAAGTTCAACGTGAACGACAAGGGCCAGATTCGCTTTGGCATGGCGGCAGTGAAAGGTGCCGGCGAAGCGGCCATTGAAAGCATTGTGCAGGAGCGCGGCAAAAAGGGCCCGTTCACGGATATTTTCGACTTCTCGAAGCGGGTGAACCTGCGGGCAGTGAACAAGAAGACGTTTGAAAGCCTGGCTTTATCGGGTGCATTTGACTCGTTTGAGCGCTACCACCGCCGGCAGTTCCTGGAAGCCCCGGCCGGCGACCAGAACCTGATTGAAAAGGCCGTGCGCATGGGCCAGCAGTTTCAGGCCGATCAGGACTCGGCGCAGCAAAGCCTGTTTGGCGGCGGCGCCTTTGGGGCTGTAGCTATGCCGCTGCCAAAAGTGGCTGACCTAGAGCCCTGGGCCGCCACCGAGGTGCTGCGCCGCGAAAAGGAAGTAATAGGCTTCTACCTTTCGGGCCACCCGCTGGATGACTTTAAGCTGGAAATTGACTCCTACTGCACCTGCGGCCTGGACAAAGTAGAGAGCTACAAAAACCGCGAGGTAACGGTAGCAGGTTTGATTACCAACGTCTTGTTCAAAACCACCAAGACCGGCCAGCCCTTTGTGTCTTTCACGGTGGAAGACTACGAATCCTCCCTCAACCTGGCGCTCTTCCGCGACGATTACTCGCGTTTCTCGGCTCTGATTAACCCCCGCAACTACGACAAGGAGCAGGTGCCGCCCATGTACATCCGGGGCAAATACGCCCAGCGCTTCCGCGACTCTGACCAGTTCGAGTTCAAGATTCTGACCATGGAGCCGCTGTTTAACGTGGCCGAAAAACTGGCCAACGGCGTGCGCGTGCAGCTGGATCTGCGCACCATCACGGAGCCGTTTATGGACCGCTTTATGGAAGCCGTAGAAGCCTGTGCAGGTTCCAAGAAACTGGAAATCAAGTTTGCCGAGCCCCACGAGCATATGACCGTGGATATGTACTCGCGCCGCTACCGCATCGAGCCCAAAGAATTTATCCGGAAGATGCGGGAAATGGAAATTGAGGCCTGCCAGCTGATATAA